The Mastomys coucha isolate ucsf_1 unplaced genomic scaffold, UCSF_Mcou_1 pScaffold4, whole genome shotgun sequence genome has a segment encoding these proteins:
- the Pmch gene encoding pro-MCH, with translation MAKMNLSSYMLMLAFSLFSQGILLSASKSIRNLEDDIVFNTFRMGKAFQKEDTAERSVVAPSLEQYKNDESGFMNDDDNKNTKNTGSKQNLVTHGLPLSLAVKPYLALKGSVAFPAENGVQNTESTQEKREIGDEENSAKFPIGRRDFDMLRCMLGRVYRPCWQV, from the exons ATGGCAAAGATGAATCTGTCTTCCTACATGTTAATGctggctttttctttgttttctcaagGTATTTTACTTTCAGCTTCCAAGTCCATAAGGAATTTAGAAGACGACATAGTATTTAATACATTTCGGATGGGAAAAGCATTTCAGAAGGAAGATACTGCAGAAAGATCAGTTGTTGCTCCTTCTCTGGAACAATACAAAAACGACGAGAGCGGTTTCATGAACGATGACGACAACAAGAACACAAAG AACACAGGCTCCAAACAGAATCTCGTAACTCACGGTCTGCCACTGAGTCTGGCTGTAAAACCTTACCTCGCTCTGAAAGGATCAGTAGCCTTCCCAGCTGAGAATGGAGTTCAGAATACTGAGTCcacacaggaaaagagagaaattggGGATGAAGAAAACTCAGCTAAATTTCCCATAGGAAGGAGAGATTTTGACA TGCTCAGGTGTATGCTGGGAAGAGTCTACCGACCCTGTTGGCAAGTTTGA